From one Melioribacteraceae bacterium genomic stretch:
- a CDS encoding metallophosphoesterase, translating to MSFIMQLTLALLIYFIVEFYFYKRFKNSIAKLFPNINKSRLKKIIRTIIIFTNLYPVILVIYFVYLMISGAERMSAIENSFFDWQLVYPFWTSVLIIVQSIVFLLPIDILRILAFPFYKKNREAVRRKISILTLFVIIAAIIYVPSRIAYDYNFVSTRVTTLNVENLPESLRGFKIALIADTQADWYTDEARLNNYIESVNDSNPDLVLIAGDIITSTPRYIQQGADAFKRLTAQYGAYTCVGDHDNWAYRSDHPRSLREISAALEFAGVEMVDNDRRVINVDSSTIGITFVTYTYSRRITQSDLEFLVNGNGKHDVDIFLTHQPNESLIEITSKLGYDLFAAGHTHGGQLTLLFPYINLTPTLIETNYVKGDFYLNDMMIIVNRGLGMSVAPIRYNSTPEVTIIVLQNKE from the coding sequence ATGTCTTTTATAATGCAGTTAACTTTAGCTTTACTAATTTATTTTATCGTTGAGTTTTATTTCTACAAACGTTTTAAAAATTCAATTGCAAAACTCTTTCCCAATATAAACAAATCGAGACTTAAGAAAATCATCCGGACTATTATAATCTTTACAAATCTTTATCCGGTAATACTTGTAATTTATTTTGTTTATTTAATGATTTCCGGTGCCGAGAGAATGTCGGCAATTGAAAATTCGTTTTTCGATTGGCAGCTTGTTTATCCTTTTTGGACTTCCGTCTTAATAATTGTACAAAGTATTGTTTTTCTTCTGCCTATCGATATATTGAGAATTCTTGCGTTTCCATTTTATAAAAAAAACAGAGAAGCCGTCAGAAGAAAAATTTCAATACTGACATTATTTGTAATAATTGCAGCTATAATTTATGTTCCGTCAAGAATTGCCTACGATTATAATTTTGTCTCAACAAGAGTAACCACACTTAATGTTGAAAATTTACCCGAAAGTTTACGGGGATTTAAAATTGCTCTCATTGCCGATACCCAAGCTGATTGGTACACTGATGAAGCCCGGCTTAATAATTACATCGAAAGTGTTAATGATTCAAATCCGGATTTGGTTTTAATCGCGGGTGATATAATAACAAGTACTCCAAGATATATTCAACAAGGAGCTGACGCATTCAAAAGATTAACTGCTCAATATGGAGCTTATACATGTGTAGGTGATCATGATAATTGGGCATATAGAAGTGATCATCCGAGAAGTTTAAGAGAAATATCAGCCGCTCTTGAATTTGCCGGAGTTGAAATGGTCGATAATGATAGACGCGTTATTAATGTTGACTCTTCAACAATAGGAATTACATTTGTTACTTACACCTATTCAAGAAGAATAACTCAATCCGATCTTGAATTTTTAGTAAATGGCAACGGAAAGCATGATGTTGATATCTTCTTAACTCATCAACCCAACGAATCTCTAATCGAAATAACCTCAAAATTGGGTTATGATTTATTTGCTGCCGGACATACACACGGCGGGCAATTAACACTTCTATTTCCTTATATTAATTTAACACCAACATTAATCGAAACAAATTATGTAAAAGGTGACTTTTATTTGAACGATATGATGATTATTGTAAATCGTGGACTTGGTATGTCTGTTGCTCCGATTCGTTACAACTCAACACCGGAGGTAACAATTATAGTATTACAAAATAAAGAATAA
- a CDS encoding protein DA1 codes for MINNLSKIFILLLIIITVDGQTINCDHCGKKIEDRYVSVEEKNYHPECYENFIVEKCSFCSKPLIGQFIEKDGKRYHEKCFLDNIALRCDLCGEVIKGSYISDYWGNKYHITHQLNESKCDYCGRYISGKLTGGGSKYNDGRVICGICESTAISNTGKAKSVLAEVRESLEKFGVEIEYESINLKLVDKNELKKITNEIDADRSDPRGFAEYKFVTSNDQIIEREITIYILNGMPKKEFEAVAAHELMHVWQYLYAKQKLKPQFSEGSAELASYLYHNQFDDDYSRFIIYKTKTNENRTYGEGFRRIKRVVDKLGLDYTLKHIKILKDFPPGY; via the coding sequence ATGATAAATAACCTCTCTAAAATATTTATTCTCCTTTTGATTATTATCACCGTTGATGGACAGACAATTAATTGTGATCATTGTGGCAAAAAAATAGAAGACCGGTATGTTTCTGTAGAGGAGAAGAATTATCATCCCGAATGTTATGAAAATTTTATAGTCGAAAAATGTTCGTTTTGCAGTAAACCACTAATAGGTCAATTTATTGAGAAAGATGGAAAGAGGTATCATGAAAAATGTTTTCTAGACAACATCGCATTACGATGTGATCTTTGCGGTGAAGTGATTAAAGGGAGCTATATTTCCGATTATTGGGGGAATAAATATCATATAACCCATCAACTAAATGAATCGAAGTGTGATTATTGCGGCAGATATATTTCAGGCAAACTGACCGGCGGTGGTTCTAAGTATAATGACGGAAGAGTTATTTGTGGAATTTGTGAGTCAACGGCTATAAGTAATACCGGTAAAGCAAAATCGGTTTTAGCGGAAGTTCGAGAATCATTAGAGAAGTTTGGAGTAGAGATTGAGTATGAGTCAATCAACTTAAAACTTGTTGATAAAAATGAGTTGAAAAAAATTACAAACGAAATTGATGCCGATAGAAGTGATCCGAGAGGATTTGCTGAATATAAATTTGTTACTTCGAATGATCAAATTATCGAAAGAGAGATTACCATTTATATTCTTAACGGAATGCCGAAAAAAGAATTTGAAGCAGTTGCCGCACATGAATTGATGCATGTATGGCAATATTTGTATGCTAAACAAAAATTAAAACCACAATTCTCCGAAGGAAGTGCGGAGCTGGCGTCTTATCTGTATCACAACCAATTTGATGATGATTATTCACGATTTATTATTTATAAAACAAAAACAAATGAAAATCGAACTTACGGCGAGGGATTTAGAAGAATAAAACGAGTTGTTGATAAACTCGGTTTAGACTATACTTTAAAACACATCAAAATATTAAAAGACTTCCCACCGGGATATTAA
- a CDS encoding dienelactone hydrolase family protein — protein MKSHHIQTTKTARYFTLGELNDSTREIVFVFHGYAQLAEDFIQNFTTIHSDDRFIIAPEGLNKFYFKGFRGNVGASWMTKEDRENEINDYINFLNNIYSEYSSNINANTKITLFGFSQGCATASRWFVNNHFKNADLILWGSFIPPDIDYDILRSKLTRKLKIVIGDEDEFISEERIKQGEEILIKENITFEIKKYPGKHDVQPGLFNELKLF, from the coding sequence ATGAAATCACATCACATACAAACTACAAAAACAGCAAGATATTTTACTCTTGGCGAACTAAATGATTCGACGAGAGAAATTGTGTTTGTGTTTCACGGTTATGCACAACTTGCGGAAGATTTTATTCAAAACTTTACAACTATTCATTCGGACGATCGTTTTATAATTGCACCGGAAGGATTGAACAAATTTTATTTCAAAGGATTTCGGGGAAACGTTGGTGCAAGTTGGATGACTAAAGAGGACCGCGAAAACGAAATTAATGATTATATAAATTTTCTAAATAACATTTACTCAGAATATTCTTCAAACATTAACGCCAATACAAAAATCACTCTTTTCGGATTTTCACAAGGTTGCGCAACCGCTTCACGCTGGTTTGTAAATAATCATTTCAAAAATGCCGACTTGATACTATGGGGAAGTTTTATCCCACCGGATATAGATTATGATATACTACGTTCAAAACTGACAAGAAAATTAAAAATTGTAATTGGCGATGAAGATGAATTTATATCTGAAGAAAGGATTAAGCAAGGTGAAGAAATTTTAATTAAAGAAAACATCACTTTCGAAATAAAAAAATACCCGGGCAAACATGATGTTCAACCCGGGTTATTTAATGAGTTAAAACTATTTTAA
- a CDS encoding DUF1853 family protein produces MKSIKHYKNQTVRDLAWVIGSPPLISNDENDAFLEKEFFTIEFEKLIPHLNELDNNPLKLVEHVNNGNTHLLGKYFESLVEYWLEYSDCKKLLAHNLQVFKGRSTIGEFDFVYRDLTDNKVYHLECAGKFYIAQNNVPEDSNFIGPNSIDNLDRKISKIVNEQILLGQTEEGREALLIDDIEEEVIPKILFKGYIFYYADLFFNNSFIIPKHSNPDHPKGWWIYAKDIDYFLSQKNSNWLVVDRANWISKVITFNDSSVFTNNELTNKLKNYFSKNTYPLLIAELNNIGKNYYEEISRGFIVHDTWPEINL; encoded by the coding sequence ATGAAATCTATAAAGCATTATAAAAACCAAACTGTTAGAGACCTTGCCTGGGTAATCGGTTCTCCTCCGCTAATAAGCAATGATGAGAATGATGCGTTTCTTGAAAAAGAATTCTTTACAATTGAATTTGAAAAGCTCATTCCTCATTTGAATGAACTTGATAACAATCCACTGAAATTAGTTGAGCATGTAAACAACGGGAACACACATTTACTTGGAAAATATTTTGAATCACTTGTAGAATATTGGTTGGAATACAGCGATTGCAAAAAACTACTTGCTCATAATCTTCAAGTATTCAAAGGACGAAGCACAATCGGAGAGTTTGATTTTGTTTATAGGGATCTAACCGACAATAAAGTTTATCATCTTGAATGTGCAGGTAAATTTTATATTGCTCAAAATAATGTTCCCGAGGATTCAAATTTTATCGGACCTAATTCAATTGATAATCTTGATAGAAAAATCAGCAAAATTGTAAACGAACAAATACTACTTGGTCAAACGGAAGAAGGAAGAGAAGCATTATTAATCGACGATATCGAGGAAGAAGTAATCCCCAAAATATTATTTAAAGGGTATATCTTTTATTATGCTGATTTATTTTTTAATAATTCATTTATAATTCCAAAACACTCAAATCCGGATCATCCGAAAGGTTGGTGGATTTATGCAAAAGATATTGACTATTTCCTATCACAAAAAAATAGCAATTGGTTGGTTGTAGATAGAGCTAATTGGATTTCGAAAGTAATTACATTTAATGATTCTTCGGTTTTTACAAATAATGAGTTGACGAATAAATTGAAAAATTACTTTTCAAAAAATACTTATCCTCTTCTTATCGCTGAATTAAATAATATTGGTAAGAATTATTATGAGGAAATCTCAAGAGGTTTTATAGTTCATGATACTTGGCCGGAAATAAATTTATAG
- a CDS encoding T9SS type A sorting domain-containing protein, with protein MKKTFLYLLLVTGLYFNTKAQWQQEWSSSATSVYFYSGWIAFSEIGGEWDYKFYLIDESTFKIMDSYYSSTPQCQYSFTTEEIQAGYSIYSLGVDLTGDNIVEFYVLSHYGSPELYRQSFKIFDITNGQILFERNNANYYYSYPVIWDADNDQVLECSYTVYDYPTFVNYNYEVYNTNIPTSIIGDVSVPLGFDLKQNYPNPFNPQTSIEFELKKESDVSLTVYDVLGKRISTLIDKHALPGNHKIEFNGENLSSGNYFYQLKADGETKTKKMSIIK; from the coding sequence ATGAAGAAAACGTTCCTTTATTTATTATTAGTTACCGGTTTATACTTTAATACTAAAGCCCAATGGCAGCAAGAATGGAGTTCAAGCGCTACTTCAGTCTATTTTTATTCCGGATGGATTGCGTTTTCGGAAATTGGCGGGGAGTGGGATTACAAGTTTTATTTAATCGATGAATCCACATTTAAAATTATGGATAGTTATTATTCATCAACACCGCAATGTCAGTACAGTTTTACGACCGAAGAAATTCAAGCAGGATATTCAATTTATTCTTTAGGTGTTGACTTAACAGGAGATAATATAGTTGAGTTTTATGTCCTATCACATTATGGCTCACCGGAACTTTACCGTCAATCTTTTAAAATATTTGATATAACAAACGGGCAAATCCTCTTTGAGAGAAATAATGCGAATTATTATTACAGCTATCCGGTTATTTGGGATGCAGATAATGATCAAGTTTTAGAGTGCAGTTATACGGTTTATGACTATCCCACTTTTGTTAATTATAACTACGAGGTATATAATACAAATATTCCGACTTCAATAATCGGTGATGTTTCTGTTCCGCTTGGCTTTGATCTTAAACAGAATTATCCAAATCCATTTAATCCACAAACTTCCATAGAATTCGAGTTGAAAAAAGAAAGTGATGTTTCATTAACAGTTTATGATGTTCTTGGGAAAAGAATTTCAACTCTTATAGATAAACATGCTTTACCGGGAAATCACAAAATAGAATTCAACGGAGAAAATCTTTCATCCGGGAATTATTTTTATCAACTTAAAGCGGATGGTGAAACGAAAACGAAAAAAATGTCGATTATTAAATGA
- a CDS encoding prolyl oligopeptidase family serine peptidase, translated as MFKSVKLFFVFLYVIIPNFLYSQAVSVQTKPKLTIEQIMQDTKWTGEVSSTIWWSEDGKQIYFKWNPGDAEAESTYVVDRDGNGLRKLSIEDRKKIIPERGSYNKDRTKKVYLKNNDIFLLDIPSMYIRQVTNTTERESSPTFSHDETKILFLRNSNLFSIELESGLLTQLTDFRQGNKPKDKAKTDREKWLEKEELSLIQILKERKEEKEQKKKGDQLLAPKRPKEIFVGNKSVDNVFLSPNEDFITFVTIEYPTDHKYTDVPNYVTESGYTEDISARAKVGSPESKYELGVYDIKNDTVYFVDRKQIPGIYDKPNFKKENKDDKYDETREVYYYGPFYSDDGKHSDVLIRSMDNKDRWIMHFTPSNATLTLLDRQRDEAWIGGPGISGWKSGDTHHGWMPDSKHIWYQSEESGYSHLYTINVETGNKKQLTEGDFEITGTARSNAAGTGPTISNDGKWWYFISSEVSPFVRDFYRMPINGGERERITYLHGNHQVYISPDQSMLAIRYSESNKPWQLYLMENKPGAEMKQVTFGGTQEFHSYPWIKPEIVWFDAEDGKKVPGRIYQPKEENKNGAAVIFVHGAGYLQNVHDWWSSYSREYMFHHLLADEGYTVLDIDYRGSAGYGRDWRTDIYRHMGGKDLSDQVDGAKFLIENYNIDPDRIGIYGGSYGGFLTLFALFNHGDIFKSGAALRSVTDWAHYNHPYTANILNTPQEDTLAYKRSSPIYFAEGLQGHLLICHGMVDVNVHFQDVVRLTQRLIELGKDNWELAVYPMEDHSFVEPSSWVDEYKRIYKLFERTLR; from the coding sequence ATGTTCAAATCTGTAAAATTATTTTTCGTTTTTTTATATGTAATAATTCCAAACTTTCTCTATTCACAAGCTGTTTCAGTACAAACAAAACCAAAATTAACGATTGAACAAATCATGCAAGACACGAAATGGACCGGAGAAGTTTCTAGTACAATCTGGTGGTCTGAGGATGGGAAACAAATTTATTTTAAGTGGAATCCCGGAGATGCCGAAGCTGAATCCACTTATGTTGTTGATCGAGACGGTAACGGATTAAGAAAATTATCAATAGAAGATCGAAAAAAAATAATCCCGGAAAGAGGCAGTTACAATAAAGACAGAACTAAAAAGGTTTACCTAAAAAATAATGATATATTTTTGTTGGATATACCATCAATGTATATTCGGCAAGTAACAAATACAACTGAACGCGAATCATCTCCCACTTTTTCGCATGACGAAACGAAAATTCTTTTTTTAAGAAACAGCAATTTATTTTCGATTGAACTTGAAAGCGGATTACTAACACAACTAACTGATTTTAGACAAGGAAATAAACCGAAAGATAAAGCCAAAACCGATAGAGAAAAATGGTTGGAAAAGGAAGAGTTATCTCTTATTCAAATTCTTAAAGAGAGGAAGGAAGAAAAAGAACAGAAGAAAAAGGGAGATCAGTTGTTGGCTCCAAAACGTCCGAAAGAAATTTTTGTGGGCAATAAATCGGTCGATAATGTTTTTCTTTCACCAAACGAAGATTTTATAACATTTGTTACAATTGAGTATCCAACCGATCATAAATACACGGACGTGCCTAATTATGTAACCGAATCGGGATACACAGAAGATATAAGCGCGAGAGCAAAAGTCGGATCACCGGAATCAAAATACGAACTCGGGGTTTACGATATTAAAAATGATACGGTTTATTTTGTTGATAGAAAACAGATTCCGGGTATTTATGACAAACCCAATTTCAAAAAAGAAAACAAAGATGATAAATATGATGAGACAAGAGAAGTTTATTATTACGGTCCATTCTATTCCGACGACGGCAAACATTCTGATGTTTTAATCCGTTCTATGGACAATAAAGATAGATGGATTATGCATTTTACTCCATCGAATGCTACACTTACTTTATTAGACAGACAAAGAGATGAAGCTTGGATTGGCGGTCCCGGTATTTCCGGTTGGAAATCGGGAGATACTCATCATGGTTGGATGCCGGACAGTAAACATATTTGGTATCAATCGGAAGAATCCGGTTACTCTCATCTTTACACAATTAACGTCGAAACAGGAAACAAGAAACAATTAACAGAAGGAGATTTTGAAATTACCGGAACCGCTAGAAGTAATGCAGCCGGAACCGGACCAACAATTTCAAATGACGGTAAGTGGTGGTATTTTATTTCAAGTGAAGTTAGTCCCTTTGTCAGAGATTTCTATAGAATGCCTATCAATGGCGGTGAACGAGAGCGAATAACTTACTTACATGGTAATCATCAAGTTTATATTTCTCCAGATCAATCAATGCTGGCAATCCGATATTCTGAATCCAATAAACCTTGGCAGTTATATTTAATGGAAAATAAACCCGGTGCGGAAATGAAACAAGTAACTTTTGGTGGAACCCAAGAGTTTCATTCTTATCCATGGATAAAACCTGAGATTGTTTGGTTTGATGCTGAAGACGGAAAGAAAGTACCGGGGAGAATTTACCAACCGAAGGAAGAAAATAAAAACGGTGCAGCTGTAATTTTTGTTCATGGAGCCGGTTACTTGCAAAATGTTCATGATTGGTGGAGCAGTTATTCACGTGAATATATGTTTCATCATTTACTCGCCGATGAAGGTTATACAGTTTTAGATATTGACTATAGAGGAAGCGCAGGTTACGGAAGAGATTGGCGAACCGATATTTACAGACATATGGGTGGAAAAGATTTATCCGATCAAGTTGACGGTGCAAAATTTTTAATTGAGAATTATAATATAGATCCGGATAGAATTGGAATATACGGCGGTTCTTACGGTGGATTCCTTACATTGTTTGCATTATTCAACCACGGGGATATATTTAAATCCGGTGCGGCGTTAAGATCCGTAACTGATTGGGCACATTATAATCATCCTTATACGGCAAATATATTGAACACTCCGCAAGAGGATACATTAGCTTATAAACGTAGTTCACCGATTTATTTTGCCGAAGGTTTGCAAGGGCATTTATTGATTTGTCACGGTATGGTTGATGTGAACGTACATTTTCAAGATGTTGTTCGATTAACACAAAGATTAATCGAATTAGGAAAAGATAATTGGGAGTTAGCAGTTTACCCGATGGAAGATCACAGTTTCGTTGAACCAAGCAGTTGGGTTGATGAATATAAGAGAATTTATAAATTATTTGAGAGAACATTGAGGTAA
- a CDS encoding TetR/AcrR family transcriptional regulator has protein sequence MKKGEKTKDMILSESLKLFSQNGFAGSSVRDISSAVGLRESAIYNHFSSKKAILTEIIEKLGRSTAGLNLLDDELINLLSKPQKFMQTFSEVLLRKWSAIEEIRFFNLVLKENGTENNGTSISINSLIEDAQKVWIMIFTEMQNHKFIKKGNPEIFANEFIAPLFFIRMKFLLNEADIDLKSAIKNANEHSEFFWESVKR, from the coding sequence ATGAAAAAGGGCGAAAAAACAAAAGATATGATCCTTTCGGAATCCCTCAAATTGTTTTCACAGAATGGATTTGCAGGAAGTTCTGTACGGGATATTTCCTCTGCGGTCGGATTAAGAGAAAGCGCGATTTACAATCACTTCAGTTCAAAAAAAGCTATACTTACCGAAATTATTGAGAAGCTTGGTCGATCAACCGCAGGACTTAATTTGCTTGACGATGAACTTATTAATTTACTTAGTAAACCACAAAAGTTCATGCAAACTTTTTCTGAAGTGCTCTTAAGAAAGTGGAGTGCTATTGAAGAAATTCGTTTTTTCAATTTAGTGCTAAAAGAAAACGGAACCGAAAATAACGGAACAAGCATTTCAATAAATTCACTTATTGAAGATGCACAAAAAGTTTGGATAATGATTTTTACCGAAATGCAGAATCATAAATTCATTAAGAAAGGAAACCCGGAAATTTTTGCCAATGAATTTATAGCACCTTTATTTTTTATCCGCATGAAATTTTTATTGAATGAAGCTGATATTGATCTAAAATCTGCAATTAAAAATGCAAACGAACATTCCGAATTTTTCTGGGAAAGTGTTAAGAGATAA
- a CDS encoding alginate export family protein, giving the protein MKYFYLILLLLYISASAQETLQFSGQIRPRFFLDNKDFNSPTDFQTYGEMRSRLGVKFKPIENLTAFFQLQDSRAFGEEPGTISNTKNVDIHQVYLQVDKLFDLPLNIKAGRMEASYGTERIMARNNWNNIGRSFDGLTLQIDFCTKCKTTLDLFAFRTAESGFPEDSLDENVIGAFGEFNFIEGYKLQPFFIYRSSASTSYPFNAFAAGAYLIGGIGGLSHQAEFISQFGDEREDGLQSLSAFFIGYNANYTFDSEIKPWIGAGIDYYSGDDNPTDNEYKEFNRWFGAGHKYLGYMDYFPRYTFGVGLMDLHLKAGLQVEKLKIKTALHLFNSAEDYILNDGSASNKFGTEIDLVLTYNYNDYLDFEAGAGLFLPGEIFKQNLGPDNSTWFYLMAIVDL; this is encoded by the coding sequence ATGAAATATTTCTATCTAATTTTACTTCTTTTATATATCTCTGCTTCAGCACAAGAAACATTACAATTTTCAGGTCAAATTAGACCTCGATTTTTCTTAGATAATAAAGACTTCAACAGCCCAACGGATTTCCAAACTTACGGTGAAATGCGCTCGCGATTGGGTGTAAAATTCAAGCCAATCGAAAACTTAACGGCATTTTTCCAACTACAAGATTCAAGAGCATTCGGTGAAGAACCCGGTACGATTTCGAATACAAAAAATGTTGATATCCATCAGGTTTATCTTCAGGTCGATAAGCTTTTTGATCTTCCTTTAAACATTAAAGCTGGAAGAATGGAAGCTTCTTACGGAACTGAAAGAATAATGGCAAGAAACAATTGGAATAACATCGGACGAAGTTTTGACGGCTTAACTCTGCAAATTGATTTCTGCACCAAATGTAAAACAACACTCGATTTGTTTGCATTCCGTACAGCCGAAAGCGGTTTTCCCGAAGATTCACTTGATGAAAATGTAATTGGCGCTTTTGGCGAATTTAATTTTATAGAAGGGTACAAGTTGCAACCGTTTTTTATTTATCGTAGTTCGGCATCAACTTCATACCCGTTTAATGCCTTTGCTGCCGGTGCATATTTAATAGGCGGAATTGGCGGTCTTTCACATCAAGCAGAATTTATTTCACAGTTTGGTGATGAAAGGGAAGACGGACTACAAAGTTTATCGGCATTCTTTATAGGTTATAATGCAAACTATACCTTTGACTCAGAAATTAAACCTTGGATTGGTGCTGGAATTGATTACTACAGTGGCGATGATAATCCAACCGATAATGAATACAAAGAGTTTAATAGATGGTTTGGTGCCGGACATAAATATCTTGGTTATATGGATTACTTTCCCAGATATACTTTTGGTGTCGGCTTAATGGATTTACACTTAAAAGCAGGTTTACAAGTAGAAAAATTAAAAATCAAAACAGCTTTACATTTATTTAATTCTGCCGAAGATTATATTCTAAATGACGGCTCAGCTTCTAACAAATTTGGTACTGAAATAGATTTAGTACTGACATACAATTATAATGACTATTTGGATTTTGAAGCCGGTGCTGGACTATTCTTACCCGGAGAGATTTTTAAACAAAATTTAGGTCCCGATAACTCGACATGGTTTTACTTGATGGCAATTGTTGATTTGTAG
- a CDS encoding pyridoxal-phosphate dependent enzyme — MNSIPTLEDIKEAVKRISVAVNYTPILTSKLIDEICGCKVFFKCENFQKVGAFKFRGAYNTIASLSKEELQKGVVTHSSGNHAAALTLAAKMNNTTAYIVMPKTAPEIKKIAVQSYGGKITFCEPTLKSREETAQKIIDETGAVLIHPFNNYSIIAGQATSAYELINDSKLLDYILTPVGGGGLLSGTALSTNYLSPNTKVIGCEPEGADDAFRSLRDGKIYPSENPKTICDGLLTSLGDKTFEIINKFVYEIITVSDDKTIEAMRLIWERMKIIIEPSSAVPLAVVMNNKSKFENKSVGIIISGGNVDLNNLPF; from the coding sequence ATGAATTCAATTCCAACGTTAGAAGATATTAAAGAAGCCGTAAAAAGAATCAGTGTCGCGGTAAACTACACTCCGATCTTAACTAGTAAATTAATTGATGAAATTTGCGGATGTAAAGTATTCTTCAAGTGCGAAAATTTTCAGAAGGTTGGTGCGTTTAAATTTAGAGGAGCTTACAATACAATTGCTTCACTTTCAAAGGAAGAATTACAAAAAGGAGTTGTAACACATTCATCAGGCAATCATGCGGCGGCTTTAACATTAGCTGCTAAAATGAACAACACGACAGCTTATATAGTTATGCCAAAAACCGCTCCGGAAATAAAGAAGATAGCCGTACAATCATATGGTGGTAAAATTACCTTTTGTGAGCCCACTCTAAAATCACGAGAAGAAACTGCTCAAAAAATCATAGATGAAACAGGTGCTGTGTTAATTCATCCGTTTAATAATTATTCGATAATAGCCGGACAAGCAACATCAGCCTACGAATTAATCAATGATTCAAAATTACTTGATTATATTCTAACTCCGGTTGGCGGCGGAGGTTTATTAAGCGGAACTGCACTTTCAACAAATTATTTGTCGCCTAACACAAAAGTTATCGGCTGCGAACCGGAAGGCGCCGATGATGCTTTTCGATCGTTGCGTGATGGTAAAATTTATCCCTCTGAAAATCCCAAAACAATTTGTGATGGTTTGTTGACGTCTCTCGGCGATAAAACATTTGAGATTATCAACAAATTTGTGTACGAAATAATCACCGTAAGCGATGATAAAACAATTGAAGCAATGCGATTAATTTGGGAAAGAATGAAAATTATAATTGAGCCATCTTCTGCAGTACCGCTTGCAGTTGTTATGAACAACAAATCAAAGTTTGAAAACAAATCTGTCGGAATAATAATTTCCGGCGGCAATGTTGATTTGAATAACCTTCCCTTCTGA